From a single Halorussus halophilus genomic region:
- a CDS encoding winged helix-turn-helix transcriptional regulator: protein MAETPDTSPDGPDRQNTDINCYCPLGGVMELLSRQYAMQVICVVGAIGPARYGTIEETLGEVSSSTLSSRLDDLVEAGLLSREQYNEIPPRVEYELTETGDELRERLDPLLEWADEQDDSV from the coding sequence ATGGCAGAAACACCCGACACGTCCCCTGACGGTCCAGACCGACAGAACACCGATATCAACTGCTACTGTCCACTTGGTGGTGTGATGGAACTCCTCAGTCGGCAGTACGCGATGCAAGTGATTTGTGTCGTCGGCGCCATCGGGCCAGCCAGATACGGGACGATCGAAGAGACGCTCGGCGAGGTGAGTAGTTCGACGCTGTCGAGTCGCCTCGATGACCTCGTCGAAGCGGGCTTGCTCTCCCGGGAACAGTACAACGAAATTCCGCCCCGCGTCGAATACGAACTCACCGAAACGGGCGACGAACTCCGCGAACGACTCGATCCGCTCCTCGAATGGGCAGACGAACAGGACGACTCCGTCTAA
- a CDS encoding bile acid:sodium symporter family protein → MADCVVTRAAALVDDYLLVWVLISVAVGLLVPSIVVLTPLSTPILAIMIGAVSLTLSPDQFRQLRGRALLVILVVQTGMPLLAFAIARALGLSPALTAGFVVLGAVTPELVTPTMTELSGGDTALSTVVLVVVGLGTLVFVPGVVTLFLGESVTVDSVLIVEQLLLAVVVPMTLAVGARYRWPDRIGQYDDVYPSVSGLMVILIIGIVAAANASLVRDGGSVLVLVAAGAVALNCSGYVTGWLVSWNFTRDERIAATLSIGMRDFAVAAALLVGAGFPTVATLPAVIFGIVEMTTSAGLAKWFSRPK, encoded by the coding sequence ATGGCGGACTGCGTCGTGACTCGTGCCGCAGCTCTCGTCGACGACTATCTGCTGGTCTGGGTGCTAATATCGGTCGCCGTCGGGCTACTCGTTCCCTCGATAGTCGTACTCACGCCACTGTCGACGCCGATTCTCGCCATCATGATCGGCGCGGTCTCACTGACGCTTTCGCCCGACCAATTCCGCCAACTCCGCGGTCGGGCCTTGCTCGTAATTCTCGTCGTTCAGACCGGCATGCCGCTGCTCGCGTTCGCCATCGCCCGGGCACTTGGTCTCAGTCCCGCGCTCACAGCCGGGTTCGTGGTTCTTGGCGCGGTGACGCCCGAACTCGTGACGCCGACGATGACCGAGCTCAGTGGGGGCGACACCGCGCTTTCGACGGTGGTTCTCGTCGTTGTTGGTCTCGGAACACTCGTGTTCGTCCCAGGAGTCGTCACCCTGTTTCTCGGGGAGTCAGTCACAGTCGATTCGGTACTCATTGTCGAACAGTTGTTGCTCGCGGTGGTCGTTCCGATGACGCTCGCAGTCGGGGCTCGCTATCGGTGGCCAGACCGCATCGGCCAGTACGACGATGTCTATCCCTCGGTGTCTGGGCTCATGGTGATACTCATCATCGGTATCGTCGCGGCGGCGAACGCTTCGCTCGTTCGTGATGGCGGGAGCGTTCTCGTCCTTGTCGCGGCCGGCGCGGTCGCTCTCAATTGTAGTGGCTACGTTACTGGTTGGCTCGTCAGCTGGAACTTTACTCGAGACGAGCGGATTGCCGCGACGCTGTCGATTGGCATGCGGGACTTCGCCGTCGCTGCCGCCCTGCTCGTCGGCGCGGGGTTCCCGACGGTAGCTACTCTTCCGGCCGTCATTTTCGGAATCGTAGAGATGACGACGAGTGCCGGACTCGCGAAATGGTTCAGCCGTCCTAAGTGA